CTAAGATTCCTGTTGTTTTGTCAACAGAAGCCTATCAGCCTTTATTGTCACTACTGTCTAATTAgatctcatttctttattttactttattttttacttctatttATGTGTCCGTATGTGTCCATGTGAACATTTGCTTTGGGTGTGTGGGAGCCCAAAGGGACAGAAGACAAGAGCAGACTGCTCTGCACTGGAATGACAAGTGTTTATGAGCCATGCaatgtgggagctggggactgaactcgggtcttctggaagaactgaAAGTACTCCTAACCtttgaatcatctctctagccccctcccttttaaaattaaattttactttttgaaaaagtgtgtgtgtgtgtgtgtgtgtgtgtgtgtgtgtgtgtgtgattgtgattgtatgccatgtgtgtagggaaaaggggccgGGGAAAGAAGACCCTGACCCTGCCTTGACCCAGAGGGCTGGAGACTTGGGAGTTCCTGCCTCTGTGAGTCTGGCCATGCTGTACTTCCCCACTAGCCCACTGCTCATGCCCCAAAAGCCTAAAAAAATTGGCCCTCTCTGCAGAGTGCTCcgctgtctctctttcttttcagagGCAGCCACCACCTTGTGTTTCTCCCCAGTAAACCTCTGTGTGAGGTTGTTACATGGTGTGAGTTTGTGAATTTCTTGGCTCCCAGTTGCTAAGATATCTTTGTGCCCAAAAAACCCTTACATCTGTATTGTGACTCAGATAGGCTAGCCTTTAAGGTGTACCGTGAGGGAGATGAGaaagcatgaaaacaaaaattcctGAAGTTGGCTAAGGCCTTTCAGCCGGCCATTGCACCTGCCCAGGCTCCTTATCTCTCAAAGCCCGAGAACCTTCAGGTCCCTGCTTCAAATGTAGTTAAGAGGGGCACTGGTCCTGGGCCTGCCTGAACCCTTACACACCACCTCGACCATGCCCCAGGTGACATCAAAAGGAACAGTGACCTGTTGATTGACCAGTTAGGTATAATAAAAGACAAGACCTGACAACTCTAGACAGATCTACAAAATGTGAGGAACAGCTTGATGCCTCTGGCTGATGGATAATTGACAGTCCAATTGGATTTTGCCCTTCTTAACTCCCCTTGTCCTCCTTTTCCTAATGCTATTAATTGTACCTTGTCTTATAAACTTGTCTAGATTTATTCAACAACAAATttataagagttttttttttttttttaaccagatcTTTAACCAGTCGCTATTGCAGGATTATCAGCTTCTAACTATGGGATCAGAGGCCTGTGACACTCAACTATTCCCTGACTGTGAAGATTAATTGATGCCTCCATTGAAAGAGTTTTGAAGTGAAAATGCCTCGGTTACCAAGATAACCAGGCACCAAGGAATGCCACAAAAACCACACCATGCAACAGACCTCATGTTGTGCCGAGGTCGCAAGACCatcaagcaagaccaccacagagctggtAGCTGATAGCTGATAgctgatgcaagcacacagaggttttttaataacaaaacaaaccaacaagccTGCTTGGTCCCTATTCCAAACACccgacacagcgggtggaggaggacagCCTGGAGCACTCACtgtaaggggtttatataggaaaggtttatatgcagcttgggattggatgagggggctaggggtgaggCAGTTGATAATGCAGGGTCTGAATTCATGGGATTATAGTAAAATTTTCCAAGAAACTTCATGTTTCTTTCCTTAGGAAGTAAAAAATTCAGTAGAAATATGTTATAATAAACATGGacatcagagacagagacagtgaaatAGGTCTGGGCTAGGTCAATAACCCCTGGACCCGCAACAGTACATATCTACCCTGTTATCTGTAGCTCACAGTAAATTTCTGGTAAATAAATACAGAACGCCTCAATAACACTAACCATCTTCCAAAAGTGTAGTATTGTCAGGACCATGCCTTGACTTTGCCGAGGACAGAgcttctcagaagaaaaagaatgcaGGGCAAAGAGGCAGCAGAGATAAAGAAGACggctctctcctcagctggcttctcttcccttcctcagcAGCCTTCCTAGGGCCCCCTTCACCTCTTTGTTCCTTAGAGTGTAGATGAGCGGATTCACCATGGGTGTGACCACAGagtagaagagagaaatgaatttGCCCTGGTCCTGATTACTGCTCTTAGCTGGAAGCAGATACCCATAGATAGCCGAGCCATAGAAGAGGAAGACCACTACCAAATGGGACAGGCAGGTATTGAAGGCCTTCCGACGTCCCTCCACAGAGCGGATCTTTATCACTGCCTGAGCGATGAAGCAGTAGGAGATGAGGATGATGCTTAGCGGGACAGCAGTGAAGAAAGTGCAGACACCATTGAGCACAGCCTCATTGAGGCTCGTGTCTCCACAGGCCAATTTAATCATGGCGGGTACCTCACACAGAAAGTTGTCCACCTTCCGGTGTCCACAAAATGGGAGCTGCAGAGTGAATGTTGACTGAATCACAGAGTTGCCCAAGCCCCCCAGCCAGCTGatagcagccagcagccagcagagctGTGGATTCATGACGGTCATGTAGTGCAGGGGTCGGCAAACTGCCACATAACGATCAAATGCCATCACCACGAGCAGTATGCCCTCAGTGGCCCCCAGCCAAAGGAAAATATAGAGTTGAGTTACACACCCACCATAGCTGATGGTCTTGTCTGGCCCCCAGAGATTTTTCAGCATTTGGGGCACTGAGCTGGTAGTAAAGGCAAGGTCCAAGGAAGAGAGGTtgctgaggaagaagtacatgggtgtgtggagcCGGGCATCCAGGCGGGAAAGCAGGATGATAGTTGAGTTCCCAAGCAGCGTCAACAGGTAAGAGGAGAGGATGACTGCGAAGAAGAGCATCTCCAGCTGCGGGTGGTCAGATATCCCCATCAGAATGAAGCTCCCAGAGGAGCTGTTGCTGTCGGCTTCCATCGCCCGAGTCACTGGTAGCCTGCTCTGGAAAACTGCTGGGGGCAAAGCAAGGGAAGAGGCAGCTACTGCTCAATCTGCATCCAGAATGTTCTTCAGGCTCCACAGTTAAGTAGCAGTCGAGCCTTTCCAGGCACAAGCTTTCATGTGATCCCTGGCTGTCAGATGAGTTGGGATGTCAAAAGGGACCTAGCACAGAGATGAAGGAGTCTCTTGTGAAGACAGACAACAGAATTCAGAGCAACAGTATGGCAGGGCAGAGGGGAACTGGCAGGTTTGAATTAGATGCAGACATTCCCAAAACACAAATTCCCTCAACAGTTTTTCTATGCTCTGGTCAGGGGGAAACACACTGAATTTGGAAAATCTCTCCAGACGTTTCTGATAAATTTctttctcaggctggagagatggctcagcagttaagagcacatactgctcttgtagatgaCTCAAGTTAGGTTCTTAGTACCCTCATCTCACAATAGCccataaatccagctccaggggatctgacatcctcttctggcaaCTGCACTTACGTGAACATTCCACCccaaacacctatatacataatttaaaataaagtcttttttttttttttttttgagacaggtcctcaTTATGCAGCCCTAGCTAGACTGGgagttgctatgtagaccaggctagccttgactcacagagatcccatgTGCCTGttttctgagtgttgagattaaaggcatgtgccaccatgcctatcaaaaaataaaatctttaaagaaatttattttttctctctttgataGTCCTCCCTTCTCAAGTTAAAAGTCCTGGTCTGGAAAGATCCTCATGTGTCTATCAAATGACAAAAACAATGAGATGACCGGGAGCTaaagcattggttgctcttccaaaggaccagagttcaattcctggcccCCAGCTGGTGGTTCACAAGcgtctgtaactcaagctcccgtggatctgatgccatcttctgccCTCCGTGGGCACTGCGTGCATGTGGTGctcatatacatgcaggcaaagcacccacacaaacaaagtcgttttggatttttgttttgttttgtttgagacagggtttctgagtgtgtgtgtgtgagtgtgtgtgtgtgtgtgtgtgtgtgtgtgtgtgtgtgtgtgtgtgtgtgtgtatatgtgcacgaacatatctggaggccagaggccaacctcaggtgtcattccttcTCAGATaccttccatcttatttttgagacccGGGGCTTATTGATGAGGCTAGGTTTGCCATTCAGCATgtcccagggacctgcctgtctctactcTCCCAGTGCCAGAATTCCAAGTGTGCGTCCCCACACCTGCCTCTCTTTCACGTGGTACTGGAGCTCAGTCTCAGGCCTCGTGTTCGTATAGAGAACACTTGACtcactcagctatttctccagccgcagggaaggaatttttaaaaactgcttttgaGGTGAGCAGAGGAGCCTTTCTAGCGAGTCAGGGATGACAGAGTGTCAGAGCGCCTTCCACGTCTAAGGCTAGGAAAAGGAttgcttctccttttcttctaagAGAACTGAGGCGTTAAGTTATCCTGACTCTCTGGAAGTTCTTCCAGAGGCTTCCCTTCCTACCCTCCTATTGAAGTATCTACTGCTGCAAGGGGGAGGAGCTGATGGGCCCTGCTCCCTGCTGTTGCCGCTGTGGGgactgtgactgtggctgctccgaGTTGTCCTACCTCCTTCCAGTCTCCACGCTGCACCTACTGAGCAGTTGCAGCCTTGAGATacagatgaaaaggaaaagaataggcTGTTGCTAGCGTGGGGAAGCTACTGGAGTTCAAAAGAAAACACCAGACTGACTAGATTCCTGGCCTGAGTTTAACAAAGCCTCGGGCTAGGGAAGTGTACCCCCAGGGTTACCTCCAGTAGCCCTGTTCATCAggccctttcccctctcccttatGGGGTGTTTTCTTTTGGTTCCTGGTTTCCTTCCAATTTGggagtgttttattttgtttatttttgagatggtcttatgtagcacaggctgtccACACCTcatcatgtagccaaggctggccttgaattctaggtccttctgcttctacctcccagtactgggattataggcatggactCCTATGCCTGGCTCTAATCTGGAAGTGTTAAATTAATCCAGACTTATTTGCATTTAGGAAGAGCCCAGTGAGGGTAATATTGAACTCTCCATTTTGGAAAGGATGCACtatgagtgtttttgttttgtttttgagacaaagtcttttttgtggttatttgttttttgttttttgaaacagggtttctctgtgtagttctggctgtgctggaactcactgtttagaCCAggatgcctcccaagtgctgggattaaagtcgtataccaccatgcccatctgagacaaggtcttatataGCCCAGTTGTCCTAAAATTATATAATcacagatggccttgaactcttgctctgccttctgagtgctgagatcacaggcatgtaccaccatgtgtGGTTTTTATGCAATGCTGGAGCTTGAACCCAGAGCCGAATGCAAGCTAAACAACAGATCTACATCCTAGGTCTGGATGTGCCATTTATGGTATTTAGTCACAGAAGCACAGGGTACAGGACCCGTCGGGATAGACGTAATTTTTAGGAATAGCTTACATGAACTACAGATGGTCCTTGCCTTTGTCTGTTGATGAATTTAGTTTGAAATGCCACATaggagcagctcacagctgtttccaactccagctccagagggtccGACGTCCTCTCTGACCTCCGAGGGCATCTGCACAGATATGAACACATCTGCTGTGAAATGGCATGGGAGAGGCCTTGGCAGGTTTGAACTAAGGTGACATGCCAGCGGTGGCCAAGGGGACACAGTGGAAACTTACTCACACCAGGCAGGCACCGCACCcacgtggaaagttttattattaaaggagaaagggagaagggaagggagggggagaagaagagagagagaaagagggagggagggagagagagagagaagtggggggggggaagagttTTTTCCTCTTAAAGGGGACTTCATGTAGGATGACATCAGGATGCTGGGCAGGCCCTGGGGGGCAGTTCAGAATGCTAGcaatatcaacacacacacacacacacacacacacacacacacacacacacacacacacacatgattaaaaataaaaatgaatctaaaaTAAGTGTTACATGCTGAGAGAAGCAGCCaagatttatttcttcaaaagaaTCTTGGggttgggagtgtagctcagtggtaaagtacttgcctaacaagcacaaattcctgggttctattcccagaggGGCAGGAAGTGAGGAGGGACAACATGGGACCttgtatttttttgttctttcccccttccccagCTTCCTGCCCATTTCTTTTCCTAAACTTCACAACTCTCTTTTGCCCACCTGTGCATTAGCTTCTGCCAAGTCTGACATTTGGGCGTGGCTTTCCTGTGTGCAGAAGTTATCCTGAATGTGGGTGCACATTGTCAAAGTCCAAATGTTGCACTGACGTTATCCCAAGTAAAACGGGAGTGGAATCATTCgaaatgaaaaacacaacaaaaaaccctaggCAGATGTCATGGcaaatgcctataatcctaggacttggtagatggaggtgggagggtcagaagttcaaggtcatcggTATCTACCTAGCAAGGTCAAGGCTAGACTGCACTGGGGAGACCCAGTATCaggaaggaaacaaaaccaaaaacaaacagctAACCAACCAACCTAATTCTGTACTCCTAGAACTGCTAGAGTTTTAAAgtgtgtcttatttttatttattttagaaatgttttatttatttaagaaatggaTGATGGTGATAATCCCAAATAGCTAACTTGAACCTGACTATTTTGAATAACCTAGTGTAAGTTAATATTATCTTTAATTGGTCAGAATGAATATATGTCTTTCAAAATACATTACTATTATgaaggaaaggcaggcaggaatcacaaaacaaaacaaaatcatttttttctagaagGAATGAAGTCTgcattagaaagcaaacaattGTCCGGTCCAAAAGAAACCGGGGAAATTTCTACCGTGGTGTCTATTAGcaaaccatgctggcctccacctccctggGTACCAGTGGCTCttctcaccctgccccacccTAAACTTCTCCGGCTCACcggcttcccttccccctcttctggtTCCTGTATACCCTGGTGGTTTAGGCCatgccctccctccaccctcttgctctctctctcttcctccccctaccccatctctctcctctcatggctgGGTAGATTCATGGCCTTGGTTAgtctactttctctccctgctctggaccctcccagatgcctctggctacgCTCACCCTCACTATACCTTGGGGCCATCATATCCTCACTTTATATACCCATCACTCTATAAATAGAAAGATTTAGGTATTAAACAGAGGaaacattcattttcttccctaAATCTTAGAGAAGGGAGAGTCTGGGTCCTAAAAGAGATCAGTTTAagaccaataaaagaaaaaaaaaagttcattattAATAGTAAACTCAAAGAAATGACTCCTCCCAAGTaacatttccattttaatatttaaatttaaccAACAGTTACAATGGGTAGTTAAAGAAGTCAGTCTATTTGGAAGGAAAGATTAGTGAAGTTtcattaaaatttgtattttattctacGGTGGATGATAAAATCCTTGGTGTCAGCAAGAAGGCTGAGTGGGTAGAGGCCTTGCTGCCAACCCTGAAGAccgagtttgattcctaggacctacatggtagaaaggacccactcccacaagctgttctctgacttatgcatgcacacagtagaatgtgttctccaaaataaataaataaataaaagttggggctaaagagatggctcagtggttaagaggattgtctgctcttccaaaggacgtgggttcaattcccagcacctacacggtggctcacaaccatctgtaacttctgttccagaGGTTCTAacatccttttctgacctctgcaggcaccaggcatgcatgtggtgtacatacttacatgcaagcaaaacatccgtATACATAAAGTAAAGGTAAGTTATAAAATCATATTTGAAGGGAGTTTGAGCTAGCCCATGTAGCAGTCCTAagaactctgttttttttttttttttttttttttaaggtagagtGCTAAATGCACGGTGGTGCATCAGATACCTAGGTACTTTCAGCACTGAAAACTCAGGATGCGGACGGCAAGATAAGCCTGCTTTTTTAGGAAATCTCCAGGTTAAACTGTAAGCAGTTTGCAAAGGGTGTCCCCAAAGAGAAGCAGGCAAGAAGACTGTTCTGAGCGTGTCTGCTGTGTGTGGCTTTAGCACTCCTTACTCAGAAAGTCATTCCTGATTTGATATttggaaggggaaatggagaacATACTTTTTAGAGAAGAGTGTAGGAAGAAGTCCTGGAAGAGAGGCCAGATGTTATGGGTAatggagggttttgttttctctttgtcctgGGAACATCTTCACTACTATAATAGGGTTTTAAAGACCCAagctggccgggcagtggtggcgcacgcctttaatcccagcactcgggaggcagagccaggcggatctctgtgagttcgaggccagcctgggctaccaagtgagttccaggaaaggcgcaaagctacacaaagaaaccctgtctcgaaaaaccaaaaaaaaaaaaaaaaaaataaagacccaAGCTGCTGAGCAGTGTGCTTCCTGCTTTATAACAATGGACTGAGACTTAGGAGAAGCTGTGATTGGACATTCTGAGAGTCCATTTGCTAACacagcagactttttttttgccCAGCCACGGGCCTGCCAGGAGATTCAGCACCCTGCCTTTGATTCTTGCTGCCAGAGGACTCTGTAACCAGGGCCAGCTTTACAATCCAAAGGGGACTaggatgaggtgtgtgtgtgtgtgtgtgtgtgtgtgtgtgtgtgtgtgtgtgtgtgtgtgttctattgctattattttttattctttcccaATTGTCTATGGATGATTTTTGCTAAAGGGTTTTGAACAGAGCCATGTTAAAAATTTCCTTTTCAGTTCAAATACTTTTCTTTTATATCTCTTCCTAGTTGTGCACCTCTATACCTCTAACTTTTCTCCTAAAGGAAACAACACAGcctatttaaaaacttttatcaCTTGCTCTCTCCTACCAGTTTTCCCgcatcccctccccccctttgTCTCTCTTATACTCTGGATTCTCCAATAATAAACTGAGGGATTGCCTGCAGAACTCTACCTGTGACTTCAGAATGCCCCATTCTTCAGCTGGTGCTCAGGGGATGGAGAGGACCAGCATGTGAGTTCAAAGCACAGTGCGGGTTGTCACGGAGCCCTGCACGGAGCCCTCGGCTTTTAACCTGACACTTATCTTGACCTTCTGAGCAGCCTGGATCTGCCACCCAGAGGCCTGACTCATGGGGCTGATACTAAAGGACCCAAGAGGCGGGGTGCCTCAGTCCCCCCTTATCCATACAACCCCCGCCCCAGGCAATTAGCACATAGGGCCTGTGTGGCCAGAATACAGGAAAGAGGTGTCCCTGAAGAACCAACTCAGTCTTTCATCTGACCTCTCTCCCCAAACACAGAGAACTAATTGAGCTGGAAAGAAGCACTGTGTCCCATAAATAATTAGTGATTAcatacagtttctttttctttttttcaagctatttcttaaaaatacttcatATGGCAAAGGGAGCCAGATGTCTTACCCCactgacagagaaacagacaaagCATAACAGAATCCTGTGTCTGACCTGGTGTTAAGTAGGTCCTGCCCAGTGAAGGCTTTTCTCACTAGGGCACCAACAAGTCCTCCTGTCTGTGAGATGTACTTTTGAGATTTTGGTCAGGACCAGGAAACTTACACACATGTACTGTGCCATGGAAAAGCAATAATTTTCTGACACCACTACAGAAACTTTTGGGATGTAACTGGGAACATGGCTAGGTCATTAGCTGTTATAGAAATTAAATTACTCCACAAACAGATGAGAAAACTCATTCTTTCAAGGAATGGACActgggctgaggatgcagctcagtgacaCAGACTTACCCTGCCTGTGGAAGGTCCCGGGGACAATCCTCAACACTACAGGAGGAAAAATGCTAAAAATGTACAGTGGAGGAATATAGCATAAACAAGATTAGCCTGACCCCTGCCCAGCAGGATCACTGTCCCGTGTGCAGACTGCAGCATCTCAGAATGCTAAGCAATATCTGTCAGCTTCTGCTGTCAAACATGTGCTCAGTAGCTAGCAAGCATGATCACAATCACCAAATAAGCATCTTTCAGCCCTTTGTACAAAAGAGGAACTAAATCCGGACAGTTCTATGTAACTTATCTAAAGGCAAATGGCTAGCGACAGAGTCATTAAAAGAAGGTCTAtagggctggggatatggttcATTTGGAAAGTGCCAGCCATggaagaatgaggacctgagttcatatcctcAGTACCCACATTAGAAGCCaagtgtggctgggtggtggtgatgaacacctttaatcccagcattcaggaagcagaggcaggcagatctctgtgagtttgagaccagcctgatccacagagcccaggacaaccagggctacatagagaaatcctgtcttgaaaaacaaaccaaccaatcaaacaaccaaccaaccaaacaaacaaataaataaaaagtcaagtgtggaggatggagagatagttcagcagttaagagcacttattcttccagaagacccaggttcagttcccagcacctacattgtggctcacaaccatctgccaCCCGagatccaggagatctgatgccttcttctggactttgtgggtaccaggcacacatgtggtgtacacacacacacacacacacacacacacacacaaacacacacacgcaggcaaaacactcatacacatttaaaaaaatgaaagaaatctaaaaatccataaaaaattttaaactgggcatagtggcacacacctttaatcccagcactcagaagacagaggcaggtggatctctattagtttgaggccagcctggtctacatagcaagtttcaggacagccagggctacaaagatagagcttgtctcaaaacttaaataataataataatgaagttttaagttaaaaaaatccaGTGTGGTTATGTTCAGCTATGACCTTGAGGGAAAGCATTGCAGAGATACGGAGATCCCTGAGCACAATGGCCAATCAGTCTGGCCAGTTGGTGAGTGCCGGATTCAATGAGGGACTCTCCCAAACTCTAAGGTGAAGATCAACCAAAGAAGACAA
This Peromyscus maniculatus bairdii isolate BWxNUB_F1_BW_parent chromosome 8, HU_Pman_BW_mat_3.1, whole genome shotgun sequence DNA region includes the following protein-coding sequences:
- the LOC143274429 gene encoding olfactory receptor 2C1-like, with amino-acid sequence MEADSNSSSGSFILMGISDHPQLEMLFFAVILSSYLLTLLGNSTIILLSRLDARLHTPMYFFLSNLSSLDLAFTTSSVPQMLKNLWGPDKTISYGGCVTQLYIFLWLGATEGILLVVMAFDRYVAVCRPLHYMTVMNPQLCWLLAAISWLGGLGNSVIQSTFTLQLPFCGHRKVDNFLCEVPAMIKLACGDTSLNEAVLNGVCTFFTAVPLSIILISYCFIAQAVIKIRSVEGRRKAFNTCLSHLVVVFLFYGSAIYGYLLPAKSSNQDQGKFISLFYSVVTPMVNPLIYTLRNKEVKGALGRLLRKGREAS